One genomic region from Streptomyces sp. NBC_00582 encodes:
- a CDS encoding sensor histidine kinase, whose amino-acid sequence MTENAWTRWPSREALGRKELTRPRRLLAWAIRLVALGALLWSAFHDSRIHGWVAVAGIGGVLLAGALAWGFFQTTLRHRLWPSLVLALMLLGLAVGAQAAGFRTPALVLWCGCAIAALERLPLGAALPVASVGLAAFAAVNDDVWLTTAATIGGMGLAGYALRLDAEARGNAQRLLAQERAARAAEAESAALAERARIAREIHDVLAHSLSAQLVHLEAARLLIERGADREQILERVVAARGMARDGLDETRHALSALRGDLTPLEDFLTDLVRAAHGAEVTVVGDRRALPAEASQAVRRVAQEALTNVRKHAPGAKVRVRLAYEPREVILDVRDSGGPPGELAEAGGGYGLLGMRERAELLGGSLDAGPDEEGFVVTLRVPV is encoded by the coding sequence GTGACGGAGAACGCCTGGACCCGCTGGCCCTCCCGGGAGGCGCTGGGCCGCAAGGAGCTCACGCGGCCAAGGCGCCTCCTGGCCTGGGCGATTCGGTTGGTGGCACTCGGGGCGCTGCTGTGGAGCGCCTTCCACGACAGCCGTATCCACGGCTGGGTCGCGGTCGCCGGGATCGGTGGGGTCCTCCTCGCGGGCGCGCTGGCCTGGGGCTTCTTCCAGACGACGCTCAGGCATCGGCTGTGGCCGTCGCTGGTGCTCGCCCTCATGCTGCTGGGGCTCGCGGTCGGCGCTCAGGCTGCCGGGTTCCGCACCCCGGCCCTCGTCCTGTGGTGCGGATGCGCGATCGCGGCGCTGGAGCGACTGCCCCTGGGAGCCGCGCTGCCGGTGGCCTCGGTCGGTCTCGCCGCCTTCGCCGCGGTCAACGACGACGTGTGGCTGACGACCGCTGCCACGATCGGGGGCATGGGGCTCGCCGGATACGCCCTGCGTCTGGACGCCGAGGCGCGTGGCAACGCGCAGAGACTGCTCGCCCAGGAGCGCGCGGCGCGGGCCGCCGAGGCGGAGTCGGCCGCACTCGCCGAGCGGGCCCGTATCGCCCGGGAGATCCATGACGTGCTGGCTCACAGCCTCTCGGCGCAACTGGTGCATCTGGAAGCCGCCCGGCTGCTGATCGAGCGGGGCGCGGACCGCGAGCAGATCCTCGAACGGGTGGTGGCGGCCCGGGGCATGGCGCGCGACGGCCTCGACGAGACCCGCCATGCGCTGTCCGCGCTGCGCGGTGATCTGACGCCGCTCGAGGACTTCCTGACCGATCTCGTCCGAGCGGCCCACGGTGCCGAGGTCACCGTCGTGGGTGATCGCAGAGCACTGCCCGCCGAGGCGTCGCAGGCCGTGCGCAGGGTCGCCCAGGAGGCACTGACGAACGTCCGCAAGCACGCGCCGGGCGCGAAAGTGCGGGTGCGGCTGGCGTACGAACCCCGTGAAGTGATCCTGGACGTGCGGGACTCGGGAGGTCCGCCGGGCGAACTCGCCGAGGCCGGCGGCGGGTACGGTCTGCTGGGGATGCGTGAGCGCGCCGAGCTGCTGGGCGGGTCGCTGGACGCCGGGCCGGACGAGGAAGGGTTCGTGGTGACGCTGAGGGTGCCGGTATGA
- a CDS encoding DUF485 domain-containing protein, with protein MQSSNSRARGGGDGPERSGEHRHSRGPESAEVPGGVRYEDPWYDALASGWGERGTTAAGGTYGAGVPTARREREDRAVAAAQVYLEVQRSAAFQEVRSRYRRFVGPAFVGFFLWYVGYVVTATAAPRFMARPVVGAVNVGLVAGLGQFLTTFLLTWAYARHARLRRDRAALELRWDTQELTRGARGGAL; from the coding sequence ATGCAGTCAAGCAACAGCCGTGCCCGCGGCGGCGGGGACGGTCCTGAGAGATCCGGCGAGCACCGTCACAGCCGGGGCCCGGAGTCCGCCGAGGTGCCGGGTGGGGTGCGCTACGAGGACCCGTGGTACGACGCGCTCGCGTCGGGCTGGGGTGAGCGGGGCACGACGGCCGCCGGGGGTACGTACGGGGCCGGGGTGCCGACGGCGCGCCGGGAGCGGGAGGACAGGGCCGTGGCGGCGGCCCAGGTCTATCTCGAGGTGCAGCGCAGCGCCGCCTTCCAGGAAGTGCGCAGCCGCTATCGACGGTTCGTGGGGCCGGCGTTCGTGGGGTTCTTCCTCTGGTACGTGGGCTATGTCGTGACGGCGACGGCCGCACCCCGGTTCATGGCGCGGCCGGTGGTGGGCGCGGTGAACGTGGGCCTGGTGGCAGGGCTCGGGCAGTTCCTCACGACGTTCCTGCTCACCTGGGCCTACGCCCGGCACGCGCGGCTGCGCCGGGACCGTGCGGCGCTCGAACTGCGCTGGGACACCCAGGAGCTGACGCGCGGGGCGAGGGGCGGTGCGTTGTGA
- a CDS encoding DNA gyrase/topoisomerase IV subunit B, which translates to MTAETSVPSTALLAGADRDGSNYTARHLLVLEGLEAVRKRPGMYIGSTDSRGLMHCLWEIIDNSVDEALGGYCDHIEVILHDDASVEVRDNGRGIPVDVEPKTGLSGVEVVMTKLHAGGKFGGGSYAASGGLHGVGASVVNALSARLDVEVDRGGHTHAISFRRGVPGAFASVGPDARFEAESGLRKAKKIARTRTGTRVRYWADRQIFLKDAKLSLENLHARARQTAFLVPGLTIVVRDEYGLGEGGSKGEESFRFDGGISEFCEYLATDKAVCDVLRFTGQGTFRETVPVLDEHGQMTPTQVTRELEVDVAMRWGTGYDTTMKSFVNIIATPKGGTHVAGFETAVTGTLNEVLRAKKLLRVAEDDIVKDDALEGLTAVVTVRLAEPQFEGQTKEVLGTSAARRIVNTVIAKELKAFLTSTKRDDAAQARVVMEKAVAAARTRIAARQHKDAQRRKTALESSSLPAKLADCRSDDVDRSELFIVEGDSALGTAKLARNSEFQALLPIRGKILNVQKSSVTDMLKNAECGAIIQVIGAGSGRTFDIDAARYGKIIMMTDADVDGSHIRTLLLTLFHRYMRPMVEAGRVFAAVPPLHRIELVQPKRGQDKYVYTYSDRELRDKLMEFQSKGVRYKDSIQRYKGLGEMDADQLAETTMDPRHRTLRRINLSDLEAAEQVFDLLMGNDVAPRKEFISSSAATLDRSRIDA; encoded by the coding sequence GTGACCGCCGAAACGTCCGTGCCGTCCACAGCGCTGCTGGCAGGAGCAGACCGGGACGGTTCCAACTACACCGCGCGGCACCTGCTCGTCCTCGAGGGCCTCGAGGCCGTGCGGAAGCGCCCGGGCATGTACATCGGATCCACCGACAGTCGTGGTCTGATGCACTGCCTCTGGGAGATCATCGACAACTCCGTGGACGAGGCCCTCGGGGGCTACTGCGACCACATCGAGGTGATCCTCCACGACGACGCCTCGGTCGAGGTGCGCGACAACGGCCGGGGCATCCCGGTCGACGTCGAGCCCAAGACCGGCCTGTCCGGCGTCGAGGTCGTCATGACCAAGCTGCACGCCGGCGGCAAGTTCGGCGGCGGCTCCTACGCCGCCTCCGGCGGCCTCCACGGCGTCGGCGCCTCCGTCGTCAACGCCCTCTCGGCCCGCCTCGACGTCGAGGTGGACCGCGGCGGCCACACGCACGCGATCAGCTTCCGGCGCGGTGTGCCGGGCGCCTTCGCCTCGGTCGGTCCCGACGCCAGGTTCGAGGCCGAGAGCGGCCTGCGCAAGGCCAAGAAGATCGCCAGGACCCGCACCGGCACGCGCGTGCGGTACTGGGCCGACCGCCAGATCTTCCTCAAGGACGCCAAGCTCTCCCTGGAGAACCTCCACGCGCGCGCCCGCCAGACCGCGTTCCTGGTGCCGGGCCTGACCATCGTCGTCCGCGACGAGTACGGTCTCGGCGAGGGCGGCAGCAAGGGTGAGGAGTCCTTCCGCTTCGACGGCGGCATCAGCGAGTTCTGCGAGTACCTGGCCACCGACAAGGCCGTCTGCGACGTCCTCCGCTTCACCGGGCAGGGCACCTTCAGGGAGACCGTCCCCGTCCTGGACGAGCACGGGCAGATGACCCCCACCCAGGTCACCCGCGAACTCGAGGTCGACGTCGCCATGCGGTGGGGCACGGGCTACGACACGACCATGAAGTCGTTCGTGAACATCATCGCCACCCCCAAGGGCGGTACGCATGTCGCCGGCTTCGAGACGGCCGTCACCGGCACGCTCAACGAGGTCCTGCGCGCCAAGAAGCTGCTGCGCGTCGCCGAGGACGACATCGTCAAGGACGACGCCCTCGAAGGCCTGACCGCGGTCGTCACCGTCCGTCTCGCCGAGCCCCAGTTCGAGGGGCAGACCAAGGAGGTCCTCGGCACCTCGGCGGCCCGGCGCATCGTGAACACCGTGATCGCCAAGGAACTCAAGGCGTTCCTGACCTCCACCAAGCGCGACGACGCCGCCCAGGCCCGGGTGGTCATGGAGAAGGCCGTCGCCGCCGCCCGTACGCGGATCGCGGCGCGCCAGCACAAGGACGCCCAGCGCCGCAAGACGGCCCTGGAGTCCTCCTCGCTGCCGGCCAAGCTCGCCGACTGCCGCAGCGACGACGTCGACCGCAGCGAGCTCTTCATCGTCGAGGGAGACTCCGCGCTCGGTACCGCCAAGCTGGCCCGGAACTCCGAGTTCCAGGCGCTGCTGCCGATCCGGGGCAAGATCCTCAACGTCCAGAAGTCGTCCGTGACCGACATGCTCAAGAACGCCGAGTGCGGCGCGATCATCCAGGTCATAGGGGCGGGCTCGGGGCGCACCTTCGACATCGACGCCGCCCGCTACGGCAAGATCATCATGATGACCGACGCCGATGTGGACGGCTCGCACATCCGGACGCTGCTGCTGACGCTGTTCCACCGCTACATGCGGCCCATGGTCGAGGCCGGCCGGGTGTTCGCCGCGGTGCCGCCGCTGCACCGTATCGAGCTCGTCCAGCCCAAGCGGGGCCAGGACAAGTACGTGTACACCTACTCGGACCGTGAGCTGCGCGACAAGCTCATGGAGTTCCAGAGCAAGGGCGTCCGGTACAAGGACTCGATCCAGCGCTACAAGGGTCTCGGCGAGATGGACGCCGACCAGCTGGCCGAGACGACGATGGATCCGCGCCACCGGACCCTGCGCCGCATCAACCTGTCCGACCTGGAGGCTGCCGAGCAGGTGTTCGACCTGCTCATGGGCAACGACGTGGCGCCGCGCAAGGAGTTCATCTCCAGCTCGGCGGCGACGCTGGACCGGTCGCGCATCGACGCGTAG
- a CDS encoding ABC transporter permease, which translates to MSPDVLSTPVADAVKAPDRAHSRARAARRRKIVVGTSRVLLLVAVLALWEGLSRAKAIDPFNFSMPSRIWDQIWTWITHGTALGSLGEQIWYTLYEALLGWVIGVVAGVVCGIALGRISFLADVLGPYIKVLNSIPRIVLAPIFVIWFGLGPASKVASAVVLVFFPVFFNAFQGAREVDRNLVANARILGASDRRVTLQVVIPSATSWIFTSLHVSFGFALIGAIVGEYIGATKGIGLLVAQSQGTFNAAGVYAAMVILAVVALVAEGLLTFAERRIFRWKPSGSDS; encoded by the coding sequence ATGTCGCCTGACGTCCTCAGCACGCCCGTCGCGGACGCGGTCAAGGCACCGGACCGCGCCCACTCCCGCGCGCGTGCCGCCCGCAGACGCAAGATCGTGGTCGGTACCTCCCGGGTCCTGCTCCTGGTGGCCGTCCTCGCGCTGTGGGAAGGGCTCTCCCGGGCCAAGGCCATCGATCCGTTCAACTTCTCGATGCCCTCCAGGATCTGGGACCAGATCTGGACCTGGATCACCCACGGGACCGCGCTCGGCTCCCTCGGCGAGCAGATCTGGTACACGCTCTACGAGGCGCTGCTCGGCTGGGTCATCGGTGTGGTCGCCGGTGTCGTGTGCGGGATCGCGCTCGGGCGGATCAGCTTCCTCGCCGATGTCCTTGGTCCATACATCAAGGTGCTCAACTCGATCCCCCGTATCGTCCTGGCGCCCATCTTCGTGATCTGGTTCGGTCTCGGCCCCGCCTCCAAGGTCGCCTCGGCCGTCGTCCTGGTGTTCTTCCCCGTCTTCTTCAACGCCTTCCAGGGCGCCCGCGAAGTCGACCGCAACCTCGTCGCCAACGCCCGCATCCTCGGCGCGAGCGACCGCAGGGTGACGCTTCAGGTCGTCATCCCCTCCGCCACCTCCTGGATCTTCACCAGCCTGCATGTGAGCTTCGGCTTCGCCCTCATCGGTGCGATCGTCGGCGAGTACATCGGCGCCACCAAGGGCATCGGTCTGCTCGTCGCCCAGTCCCAGGGCACGTTCAACGCGGCCGGCGTGTACGCGGCGATGGTCATCCTCGCCGTCGTGGCCCTCGTCGCCGAGGGGCTGCTCACCTTCGCCGAGCGCCGCATCTTCCGGTGGAAGCCGTCGGGCTCCGACAGCTGA
- a CDS encoding solute symporter family protein: protein MTEHHQALALALFSAFVAVTLGITTWVSRNRQGSEEEFYAGGRLFSPMENGFAIAGDYMSAASFLGVTGLIALFGYDGLLYVVGFLVAWLVVLFLVAELVRNCGRFTLADVVAARMSERPVRIAAGTSSVTVSVLYLVAQMVGAGSLVALLLGNTGEAAGAWAVIGVGALMVIYVSLGGMRATTWIQIVKAVLLLGGTIALTVLVLVRFHGDVDRLLLTAAERSGHGAAFLAPGLKYGGDWTARFDFISLGLALVLGTAGLPHILSRFYTVPTARAARRSTVWAIGLIGGFYLMTIVLGFGAAAILGPETVRGANAAGNTAVPLLALDLGGGADSTVGTVLFAFVAAIAFATILAVVAGITLASSASVAHDLYASLRRGSAKVRSEVAVARIAAVGIGVVAIALGLLARGLNVAFLVGLAFAVAASANLPVLLYSLFWRGFTTRGAVWAVYGGLVPALVLVVLSPVVSGSPESLFPDVDFQYFPLQNPGLVSIPLGFLAGWLGTVTSAEVPDEARHAETEVRSLTGAGAV from the coding sequence GTGACCGAACACCATCAGGCGCTGGCGTTGGCGCTGTTCAGCGCCTTCGTCGCGGTCACCTTGGGGATCACGACCTGGGTGAGCCGCAACCGGCAGGGCTCCGAGGAGGAGTTCTACGCGGGAGGGCGGTTGTTCTCCCCGATGGAGAATGGGTTCGCCATCGCGGGGGACTACATGTCGGCCGCCTCCTTCCTCGGTGTCACGGGTCTCATCGCGCTCTTCGGCTACGACGGGCTGCTGTATGTGGTCGGCTTTCTCGTGGCCTGGCTGGTGGTGCTGTTCCTCGTCGCCGAACTGGTGCGCAACTGCGGGCGGTTCACCCTCGCCGATGTCGTCGCGGCACGGATGAGCGAGCGGCCGGTGCGGATCGCGGCGGGAACCTCCTCGGTCACCGTGTCCGTTCTCTATCTGGTGGCGCAGATGGTGGGGGCGGGCAGCCTGGTCGCGCTGCTGCTCGGGAACACCGGGGAGGCGGCCGGGGCGTGGGCCGTCATCGGGGTGGGGGCGCTCATGGTGATCTATGTGTCGTTGGGAGGGATGCGGGCCACCACATGGATTCAGATCGTGAAGGCGGTGCTGCTGCTCGGCGGCACGATCGCGCTCACGGTGCTCGTGCTGGTGCGTTTCCACGGGGATGTCGACAGGCTGCTGCTCACGGCGGCCGAGCGCAGTGGACACGGTGCCGCGTTCCTGGCGCCCGGGCTGAAGTACGGCGGGGACTGGACCGCCCGCTTCGACTTCATCAGCCTCGGGCTGGCGCTGGTCCTGGGCACGGCCGGGCTGCCGCACATCCTGTCGCGCTTCTACACGGTGCCGACCGCGCGGGCCGCCCGGCGGTCCACAGTCTGGGCGATCGGACTCATCGGCGGTTTCTATCTGATGACGATCGTCCTCGGGTTCGGGGCGGCGGCGATCCTCGGGCCGGAGACGGTGCGTGGTGCGAACGCGGCCGGGAACACCGCGGTGCCGCTGCTGGCGCTCGATCTGGGCGGCGGTGCCGACTCGACGGTCGGCACGGTGCTGTTCGCGTTCGTGGCGGCGATCGCGTTCGCGACGATCCTCGCCGTGGTCGCCGGGATCACGCTCGCCTCCTCGGCGTCGGTGGCGCACGATCTGTACGCCTCGTTGCGCCGCGGCTCGGCGAAGGTCCGCAGCGAGGTGGCGGTGGCGCGGATCGCGGCCGTGGGCATCGGCGTGGTCGCGATCGCCCTGGGGCTGCTGGCCCGCGGTCTCAATGTCGCCTTTCTGGTGGGGCTGGCGTTCGCGGTCGCGGCGTCCGCGAATCTTCCGGTGCTGTTGTACTCCCTGTTCTGGCGGGGCTTCACCACCCGGGGCGCGGTATGGGCGGTGTACGGCGGACTGGTGCCGGCGCTGGTGCTGGTGGTGCTGTCGCCGGTGGTGTCGGGCAGTCCCGAGTCGCTCTTCCCGGACGTGGACTTCCAGTACTTCCCCCTGCAGAACCCCGGCCTGGTGTCGATCCCGCTGGGATTCCTCGCGGGCTGGCTCGGCACGGTCACCTCGGCCGAGGTCCCGGACGAGGCCAGACACGCGGAGACCGAGGTGCGGTCGTTGACGGGGGCCGGAGCCGTCTGA
- a CDS encoding response regulator yields the protein MTETGERKPATVVVADDQTVVREGIVMLLGLLPGVEVVGAAGDGDEAVRLVAQLAPDVVLMDLRMPRCDGVEATRRIRAEHPGTQVVVLTTYADDESLFPALRAGARGYLTKDAGGDEIVRAVHSVLSGDAGLSPSVQRRLLERLSAPEPEPEAPAAPPDGLTTRETEVLTLIAEGLSNQEIARRLQVSTATVKTHINNMFTKTGLKDRAQAVRYAYGKGLVRPPTG from the coding sequence ATGACGGAGACGGGTGAGCGGAAGCCGGCCACAGTGGTGGTCGCGGACGACCAGACCGTCGTCCGCGAGGGCATCGTGATGCTGCTCGGGCTGCTTCCCGGAGTGGAGGTCGTGGGGGCCGCGGGGGACGGCGACGAGGCCGTCCGGCTCGTCGCCCAACTGGCCCCGGACGTGGTGCTGATGGATCTGCGGATGCCCCGCTGCGACGGGGTGGAGGCGACGCGGCGGATCCGGGCCGAGCATCCCGGTACCCAGGTCGTCGTGCTCACGACGTACGCCGACGACGAGTCCCTGTTCCCGGCGCTGCGGGCAGGCGCGCGGGGGTATCTCACGAAGGACGCCGGCGGGGACGAGATCGTGCGGGCCGTGCACAGTGTGCTGTCCGGCGACGCGGGGCTGTCGCCGAGTGTCCAGCGGCGCCTGCTGGAGCGCCTGTCGGCGCCCGAGCCGGAACCCGAGGCGCCCGCCGCTCCGCCGGACGGGCTTACCACCCGGGAGACGGAGGTGCTGACGCTGATCGCCGAGGGACTCAGCAACCAGGAGATCGCCCGCAGACTCCAGGTGTCCACGGCGACGGTGAAGACCCACATCAACAACATGTTCACCAAGACGGGACTCAAGGACCGCGCCCAGGCGGTGCGTTACGCGTACGGAAAGGGGCTGGTACGACCTCCGACGGGATGA
- a CDS encoding ABC transporter substrate-binding protein, translating into MRSSARHTALAAAGLLALSSLTACANDAASTASTGSGGDGKGTKVKIMVGGLDKVIYLPAMLTQRLGYFDAEGLDVELLSEPAGVQAETALVSGQVQGAVGFYDHTLDLQVKGKAVESVVQFSHAPGEVEIVSTKAEGKITSPEDFKGKKLGVTGLGSSTDFLTKYLAVKNGVKVSDFTPVAVGAGPTFISALEKGAIDAGMTTDPTVANILDKKAGKVLLDMRTPQGSVEALGGPYPSSSLYMQTDWVNGHKDTVQKLANAFVKTLKWMSTHSASQIADKMPADYSQGNKTLYAVAIKSTLPMFTKDGVMPEGGPETVEKVLKAFNPNIQKADVDLSKTYTTEFVEKAAG; encoded by the coding sequence ATGCGCTCCTCCGCCAGACACACCGCCCTGGCCGCCGCCGGCCTCCTCGCCCTCTCCTCGCTCACCGCCTGCGCCAACGACGCGGCGAGCACCGCCTCCACCGGCTCCGGAGGGGACGGCAAGGGGACGAAGGTCAAGATCATGGTCGGTGGCCTGGACAAGGTCATCTACCTGCCCGCGATGCTCACCCAGCGCCTCGGCTACTTCGACGCCGAGGGCCTCGACGTCGAGCTGCTGAGCGAGCCGGCCGGTGTGCAGGCCGAGACCGCGCTCGTCTCCGGCCAGGTCCAGGGCGCCGTCGGCTTCTACGACCACACGCTCGACCTGCAGGTGAAGGGCAAGGCCGTCGAGTCCGTCGTGCAGTTCTCGCACGCGCCCGGCGAGGTGGAGATCGTCTCCACCAAGGCGGAGGGCAAGATCACCTCGCCCGAGGACTTCAAGGGCAAGAAGCTCGGTGTGACCGGTCTCGGCTCCTCGACCGACTTCCTCACCAAGTACCTCGCCGTCAAGAACGGTGTGAAGGTCAGCGACTTCACCCCCGTCGCGGTGGGGGCGGGACCGACGTTCATCTCGGCGCTGGAGAAGGGCGCCATCGACGCGGGCATGACGACCGACCCGACCGTCGCGAACATCCTCGACAAGAAGGCCGGGAAGGTCCTCCTCGACATGCGCACCCCGCAGGGATCGGTGGAGGCGCTCGGCGGGCCGTACCCCTCGTCGAGCCTGTACATGCAGACGGACTGGGTCAACGGTCACAAGGACACCGTCCAGAAGTTGGCCAATGCGTTCGTCAAGACGCTCAAGTGGATGTCCACCCACAGCGCCAGCCAGATCGCCGACAAGATGCCGGCCGACTACTCGCAGGGCAACAAGACGCTGTACGCGGTGGCCATCAAGAGCACACTGCCGATGTTCACCAAGGACGGCGTGATGCCCGAGGGCGGCCCCGAGACCGTGGAGAAGGTCCTCAAGGCGTTCAACCCCAACATCCAGAAGGCGGACGTCGATCTGAGCAAGACCTACACCACGGAGTTCGTCGAGAAGGCGGCCGGCTGA
- a CDS encoding response regulator produces the protein MIDVLVVDDDFRVAEINAKYVGKVPGFRVAARAHSAAQALAAVQRGTIDLVLLDHYLPDGTGLELVHRMRDQGHGTDVIMITAAGDVGTVQTAMRLGALHYLVKPFTFAALRARLDSYAALRRTVDRVGGRGVAGQEQVDRIFGALRTAPAPSSPGLPTGHSEPTTDLICAVLHRADHPLSAHEVAAETGLSRSTAQRYLRHLEQAGRLRLSLKYGDTGRPEHRYAWVAP, from the coding sequence ATGATTGACGTCCTGGTCGTGGACGACGACTTCCGCGTCGCAGAGATCAACGCCAAGTACGTGGGGAAGGTTCCCGGCTTCCGGGTGGCCGCCCGCGCGCACAGCGCCGCCCAGGCGCTGGCCGCCGTGCAGCGCGGAACCATCGACCTGGTCCTGCTCGACCACTACCTCCCGGACGGGACCGGTCTCGAACTGGTGCACAGAATGCGGGACCAGGGCCATGGCACCGACGTCATCATGATCACAGCCGCCGGCGACGTCGGCACCGTGCAGACCGCGATGCGTCTGGGCGCGCTGCACTACCTGGTGAAACCGTTCACCTTCGCCGCGCTGCGCGCCCGCCTGGACTCCTACGCGGCCCTGCGCCGCACGGTGGACCGGGTCGGCGGCCGGGGCGTCGCCGGCCAGGAACAGGTCGACCGGATCTTCGGTGCCCTGCGCACCGCACCGGCCCCGTCGTCCCCCGGCCTGCCGACCGGCCACTCGGAGCCGACGACGGACCTGATCTGCGCCGTCCTGCATCGCGCCGACCACCCGCTCTCGGCCCACGAGGTGGCCGCCGAGACCGGCCTGAGCCGCTCCACGGCCCAGCGCTACCTCCGCCACCTGGAACAGGCCGGCCGCCTGCGCCTCTCGCTCAAGTACGGCGACACCGGCCGCCCCGAACACCGCTACGCCTGGGTGGCGCCCTGA
- a CDS encoding DUF1453 domain-containing protein: MSGLIDALVIVVVAALVIARQFRTSRLDADRRWWLLPGILAVMALRGPHLLDPRHATASALILGAELLVALVTGAGWAWTTRIWVEPDGAVWSKSTGASVAVWLVGIGLRVGLFALGALLGIRQDSSALLLALAGTLLVRSALLVWRVGSVHRTPVHEGTAYYGEQVARSAWKERV, encoded by the coding sequence ATGTCCGGGCTGATCGACGCGCTGGTGATCGTGGTCGTGGCCGCCCTGGTGATCGCGCGCCAGTTCCGCACAAGCCGGCTCGACGCGGACCGGCGGTGGTGGCTCCTGCCCGGGATCCTGGCCGTCATGGCCCTGCGCGGGCCCCACCTGCTCGACCCCCGCCATGCCACCGCGTCGGCCCTGATACTCGGCGCGGAACTGCTGGTCGCCCTGGTCACCGGAGCCGGCTGGGCCTGGACCACCCGCATATGGGTGGAGCCGGACGGCGCGGTGTGGAGCAAGAGCACCGGAGCGAGCGTGGCGGTCTGGCTCGTCGGCATCGGTCTGCGGGTCGGCCTGTTCGCCCTGGGCGCCCTCCTGGGGATCCGTCAGGACAGCTCCGCCCTGCTGCTGGCGCTGGCCGGCACCCTGCTGGTCCGTTCCGCGCTCCTCGTATGGCGCGTGGGGTCCGTGCACCGCACCCCCGTGCACGAGGGCACGGCGTACTACGGTGAGCAGGTGGCCCGGTCCGCGTGGAAGGAGCGCGTGTGA
- a CDS encoding DUF7455 domain-containing protein — MTTVLTPASPLTAADRCDRCGAQAYVRVVLLSGGELLFCAHHGRKFEPELKKIAAEIQDETERLTTVPASASDEER; from the coding sequence GTGACTACTGTTCTGACCCCCGCGAGCCCGCTGACGGCCGCTGACCGCTGCGACCGCTGCGGCGCCCAGGCGTACGTGCGCGTGGTCCTGCTCAGCGGCGGAGAACTGCTCTTCTGCGCCCACCACGGCCGCAAGTTCGAGCCGGAACTCAAGAAGATCGCCGCTGAGATACAGGACGAGACGGAGCGGCTCACGACCGTTCCTGCATCCGCCTCCGACGAAGAGCGCTGA
- a CDS encoding ABC transporter ATP-binding protein, producing the protein MSAHTSPAIELRGASKVFRTPSGGLHTAVRDLDLTVGRGEFVAVVGPTGCGKSTTLTLVSGLEEPTRGEVLVAGQPVRGVGDKVGFVFQQDATFPWRTVLSNVMAGPRFRGVPKAEARQKAREWLARVGLAAFEDRYPHQLSGGQRKRVALAATFVNDPEILLMDEPFSALDVQTRALMSDELLELWEGTGASVVFVTHDLEESIALADKVVVMTAGPATVKQIFDIDLPRPRKVESVRLEPRFIEIYREIWESLGEEVRITRERGAAHVA; encoded by the coding sequence ATGAGCGCACACACCAGCCCCGCCATCGAGCTGCGGGGCGCGAGCAAGGTCTTCAGGACCCCCTCGGGGGGCCTGCACACGGCCGTCCGGGATCTCGACCTCACCGTCGGGCGCGGAGAGTTCGTGGCCGTCGTCGGACCGACCGGTTGCGGCAAGTCGACCACGTTGACCCTGGTCAGCGGGCTGGAGGAGCCGACCCGGGGCGAGGTGCTGGTCGCCGGGCAGCCGGTGCGCGGGGTCGGCGACAAGGTCGGCTTCGTCTTCCAGCAGGACGCCACCTTCCCGTGGCGCACGGTCCTGTCCAACGTCATGGCGGGCCCCCGCTTCCGCGGCGTGCCCAAGGCGGAGGCCCGGCAGAAGGCCCGTGAGTGGCTGGCGCGGGTCGGGCTCGCCGCCTTCGAGGACCGCTACCCGCACCAGCTCTCCGGCGGTCAGCGCAAGCGGGTCGCCCTCGCCGCCACCTTCGTCAACGACCCCGAGATCCTGCTGATGGACGAGCCGTTCTCGGCGCTCGACGTGCAGACGAGGGCCCTGATGTCGGACGAGCTCCTGGAGCTGTGGGAGGGCACGGGCGCCTCGGTCGTCTTCGTCACCCACGACCTGGAGGAGTCCATCGCGCTGGCCGACAAGGTCGTGGTCATGACCGCGGGTCCGGCCACCGTCAAGCAGATCTTCGACATCGATCTGCCGCGCCCGCGCAAGGTCGAGTCGGTGCGTCTGGAGCCGCGGTTCATCGAGATCTACCGCGAGATCTGGGAGTCCCTCGGCGAAGAGGTCCGCATCACCCGCGAAAGAGGTGCCGCTCATGTCGCCTGA